From the Musa acuminata AAA Group cultivar baxijiao chromosome BXJ3-7, Cavendish_Baxijiao_AAA, whole genome shotgun sequence genome, one window contains:
- the LOC135642892 gene encoding uncharacterized protein LOC135642892, whose translation MTLQYGGVVIPPWSIGGTPIRARKTTAPFVVALCHPLHRDAGSRQLRIQLDQLRAEAEATRSKANAARLRLMRLTEAAENLRSRAAMSIQVGKETEARELLIQKKKLMQALKKSKNRIEVLDKLSSKINEAISLKETQLIGQVAIQPEDNISDSCGQIHFVSPKEDTVEVSKSKDSSILSEQCEHQDQDAGNYEDKPSGDSGQPTFLASVSSDMSNFPKMVDSSEGFHEHILENIDMQLKLLETDIENFLRSQSVTEETKQKQMNEKLEKLSEILKDVLSIRERIANMVETRADDGN comes from the exons ATGACTTTGCAGTACGGAGGAGTCGTTATCCCGCCGTGGAGCATCGGCGGCACTCCAATTAGGGCACGCAAGACGACGGCGCCCTTCGTGGTGGCCCTCTGCCATCCTCTCCACCGCGACGCCGGCTCACGCCAGCTGCGCATTCAACTCGACCAACTTCGCGCCGAGGCGGAGGCCACCCGCTCCAAAG CCAATGCTGCACGATTGAGGCTCATGCGTCTAACAGAGGCAGCTGAGAATCTTCGAAGCAGAGCTGCTATGAGCATCCAAGTTGGAAAGGAAACTGAGGCAAGGGAGCTACTCATACAAAAGAAGAAGTTGATGCAGGCCTTAAAGAAATCAAAGAATCGCATTGAGGTTCTTGATAAACTTTCATCAAAGATTAATGAG GCAATTTCTCTGAAGGAAACACAACTAATTGGACAAGTTGCCATTCAACCTGAAGATAACATATCAGATTCCTGTGGACAGATTCATTTCGTCTCTCCAAAAGAGGATACTGTTGAAGTATCAAAGTCAAAAGACTCTTCAATTTTATCAGAACAATGTGAGCATCAAGATCAAGATGCTGGAAATTATGAAGACAAACCATCAGGAGATAGTGGACAACCAACTTTTCTGGCATCTGTGAGCAGTGACATGTCGAATTTTCCGAAGATGGTTGACAGTTCAGAAGGCTTCCATGAGCACATACTCGAGAATATTGATATGCAACTTAAATTACTGGAAACAGACATTGAAAATTTCTTAAGGTCTCAATCCGTGACAGAAGAAACCAAACAGAAGCAGATGAATGAAAAACTAGAGAAACTATCAGAGATACTCAAGGATGTACTCAGCATCAGAGAAAG GATCGCAAACATGGTGGAAACTAGAGCAGATGATGGGAACTAA